Proteins encoded within one genomic window of Bombina bombina isolate aBomBom1 chromosome 1, aBomBom1.pri, whole genome shotgun sequence:
- the LOC128663439 gene encoding keratin, type I cytoskeletal 42-like translates to MQLLNDRLASYLEKVHSLEQQNCQLERNIREWYDNNQPSTLPDFNNFFRTIQDLQGQISSATVENARIVLQIDNSRLAADDFRNKYEMELNLRTNVEGDVTGLRRVLEGLNLERCDLEMQVQNLQEELQQMRRNHEEEVNSLRTQLGARVNVEVNAAPSVDMNRSLNEIREQYENLMERNMREAENMFITRSEELNRQVMSGAEQLQSVQTEVIELRRTVQTLEIELQSQQSMKSALESTLAETEASYGAQLSQLQGVINNIEAQLAQIRSDLERQNNEYRILMDQKNHLEMEISTYKRLLDGHDTQYVKGRASIYKT, encoded by the exons ATGCAACTTCTAAATGACAGACTGGCTTCCTACTTGGAAAAAGTGCACTCACTGGAGCAGCAGAATTGTCAGCTAGAGAGGAATATCCGAGAGTGGTATGATAACAACCAGCCCAGCACTTTGCCTGACTTCAATAACTTCTTTAGGACCATTCAAGATCTGCAGGGTCAG ATATCTTCAGCCACTGTGGAAAATGCAAGGATTGTTCTGCAAATAGACAATTCACGTCTAGCTGCAGATGATTTCAGAAACAA GTATGAGATGGAACTTAACCTGAGGACAAATGTTGAAGGAGATGTGACTGGTCTAAGAAGAGTTCTTGAAGGGCTGAACTTGGAGAGGTGTGACCTAGAAATGCAAGTTCAAAACCTCCAGGAAGAACTTCAGCAAATGAGAAGAAACCATGAGGAG GAAGTCAACAGTTTACGTACTCAGCTTGGTGCTCGAGTCAATGTGGAAGTAAATGCAGCACCATCTGTGGATATGAACAGATCATTAAATGAGATAAGAGAGCAATATGAAAACCTGATGGAGAGGAACATGAGGGAGGCTGAGAACATGTTCATAACAAGG AGTGAAGAACTAAACCGTCAGGTGATGTCTGGAGCTGAGCAACTGCAGTCAGTCCAAACTGAAGTAATTGAACTCAGAAGAACTGTGCAGACCCTGGAGATTGAGCTACAGAGCCAACAGAGTATG AAATCAGCACTGGAGAGTACCTTGGCAGAGACAGAAGCTAGTTATGGTGCTCAGCTTTCTCAGTTACAAGGTGTTATCAACAATATTGAAGCCCAATTGGCCCAGATCAGATCTGACTTAGAACGTCAGAATAATGAGTACAGGATTCTTATGGATCAGAAGAACCATCTGGAGATGGAAATCTCTACTTACAAACGCCTTTTGGATGGACATGATACCCAGTATGTAAAAGGCAGAGCAAGTATATACAAGACATAG